In Rhododendron vialii isolate Sample 1 chromosome 9a, ASM3025357v1, the following are encoded in one genomic region:
- the LOC131299554 gene encoding uncharacterized protein LOC131299554, with protein sequence MPIDKSLKEFEFETEERQSSPIKNQESSSPRPPKEPQLWSFIPKAPYPEQLVPSYAKFLKDLVSIKRKASNPKEVVLTEQVSSIIQHKVPVKYKDPGCPTISCMIGNHHIERALLDLGASVNLLPYSVYLQLGLGELKPTSVRLHLADGSVKIPKGVIEDILIKVDKFYFPVDLIVLDTQPVQNSKGHILVILGRPFLATSNAQINCRNGVMKMSFGNMTVDLNIFDIDKQSPCED encoded by the exons ATGCCAATAGATAAGAGTTTAAAGGAGTTTGAGTTTGAGACAGAAGAAAGGCAGAGTAGTCCCATCAAAAATCAGGAATCTAGTTCTCCTCGACCTCCAAAAGAACCCCAACTTTGGAGTTTCATCCCTAAAGCTCCATATCCTGAACAATTA GTGCCTTCATATGCCAAATTTTTAAAAGACCTAGTCTCCATAAAAAGGAAGGCCAGCAACCCTAAGGAAGTAGTGTTGACCGAACAAGTTAGCTCCATTATCCAACACAAAGTACCTGTCAAGTATAAGGATCCGGGGTGTCCTACAATTTCGTGCATGATAGGTAATCATCACATTGAGCGCGCTTTGTTAGATTTGGGAGCCAGTGTCAATTTACTGCCGTATTCAGTTTACTTGCAATTAGGTTTGGGGGAGTTAAAACCCACTTCAGTAAGGCTTCATTTGGCTGATGGATCCGTTAAAATTCCTAAAGGCGTTATTGAGGATATTCTAATAAAAGTTGACAAATTCTATTTTCCAGTAGACTTAATAGTCTTAGACACTCAACCTGTCCAAAACTCAAAGGGGCACATTTTGGTCATATTAGGCCGtcctttcttggccacgtctaaTGCTCAAATTAACTGTAGGAATGGTGTGATGAAGATGTCATTTGGTAACATGACTGTCGACCTTAATATTTTTGACATTGACAAACAGTCACCATGTGAGGATTAG